GGGCTGACTGTAAAAACCGAGGAGGTCATGACATCCGAGACGAGTGTCCTGGAGGGATCCAGCCCGGCACCGACGATGCGGCGGAGCACGTCACGCTCAGTGAACATGCCGACCAGGATGCCTCTGTCGACGATGACAATGGCGCCCACCCGGCACTTGTTCATTTCGTCAACCGCGGAGGAAACAGTGACGGATGAGGGAACGGAATAGACGAAGTTGCCCTTTCGCTCCAATAGGGCAGATATTGGCGTATCCATGGGAATGGGGGGTTTTCCCAAAGCATGGGAAAGCAATCGGCGGCTTCAACCCTCAATCGCAGAAATCGGGAAATTTTCCCGGTGTGCATGGGGGCGGATGCCCAGCCTTCGGGGGGGGCCGGCAGCGGATCTCCTTCAACTTTGTATGAGAATGACCGATACACGGCTCACGCTGTCCGCGCGATCCGACGTGCCGCCTGGCACCGAACAGACTGCGAGGCCCTTGGTCGGATCGCCGGACTCCTTCACCGCCGCGGGTGGCCGCGATTGCCGCGCGGCGAAACCCCCGGTGACCCGCGATTGCGGGGCACGGAGCATTTCCGTTCCAAGCGGGCTCGCGTTCCCCCGCGTTTCCGACTCGAATCCGGGTGCGACCGACGCGATGATCCACATTGTTCTCTTTCAACCTGAAATTCCGCAAAACACGGGCAACGTCGGACGCATGTGTGCGCTCACCCGTTCGCGCCTGCATCTCATCCATCCGCTCGGATACGTGATCAACGACCGCAATCTCAGGCGCGCCGGCATGGATTACTGGCGCTCGCTGGATGTGCATGAACACGCGGACTGGCCCGCATTCCGGCGCAGCGACAAGGCTCCCCGCCGCCTCTGGCTTTTCACCACCAAGGCGGCGAAGTCCTTCTGGGACGTGACCTACTCGGATGAGGATGGCCTGGTTTTTGGAAACGAGGGCTCCGGCGCGCCAGACTGGCTTCATGCTGAAATGGGAGAGGAGTCGCGGGTGACCATTCCGCACGCAAATCCGATGCTTCGCTCGCTCAATCTGAGCACTGCCGCTGGTATCGCCTGCTATGAGGCGCTCCGCCAGACGGCGCTGCTGCCCGGTGTGCGGCGTTGACTTCCAATTGATGATGCGAGTTGAACCCTTTGCCTCCTGCGGGAGTTCAGCCCTGCCTCAATGCCTCAATGGCCTGCCCACCCTTCAGGTCGGCAGGAATGAACCGATGGAACATTTTTGGGATGCGGCGACCTAAGAGTCTACCTGAACCCACACCATGCCAACGCCAAGAGTCCGGCCAAGAGGCCATCAACTCCCCGCATTTTTGCGGCGAATCCTGCCGTTGGACATGCGGACCCGATTCACCTGCGTTCTTTTCCTGATCGCCGGTGCCGGCTGCAGGATGATGGATACCTCGGGGGTCACGCTAAATTCCCCCAAGTTCACCCTGGAGCAGACCGAAAGGCTGCAGTTCGTTGATCCGGAGCTGCAGAGTGCCGTGACGAGCACGGGAATCCAGCACTCGACGCTCGCGGACGGCCGACTCCAGATCGTGGTCAACGTTCATAATCGCAGCAAGATGCCAATGACCGTGCAGTTGAGCACGGCGTTCAAGGACTCGACGGGTTTTGCGACCCTCGATGAAACCGCCTGGCAGACCCTGCTCCTGAGGCAGAATTCGACCGAGGCGGTTCGTTTTGTGTCCAGTCAGGCCGGTCTGCGACAGTTCACCGTGCGCGTCCGCCACTCGCCGTAGGCTGCGAACTGACGGCACCCCTCAGCGCATGCGCAGGCTGTGGGACTCGTCGGGGAGAACGGCAAGATCGAGATGCATGGCATCGCGGGGAATCCAGGCGCTGATCCTTTCCGGCCACTCGACCGCCAGGCACCAGGGCGTGGTGAGGAAATCCTCCAGCATCAGGTCGTCGGCCTGGCGGTCATTCTCGAGGCGGTACGCATCAAGGTGGACCAGCGTGCGCGAAGGCCCCTTGTGGAGCGAGAAGAGCGTGAATGTCGGGCTCGTAATGGGATCGTGAATACCGAATCCGCGCGCCAGTCCCTGGACGAACGTGGTTTTTCCGGCACCGAGATCGCCGTGCAACGCAAGGGTGGCTTCGGGTGGAAGGATCCTCGCCAGCGCGGCGGCGTATTCCTGCATCGCGGCGGGATCGCGCGTGACCACTCCGGCCTTGAGTTCGGCGATCAATGGATGGTCAGTCATGGGCGGCTGGCGGTCTTGCGTCCCTCTTGGTCCTGTCCTCCGTCCGGCTCAGGTGTTCATAGCCGCCGAAACACGCCGCATCGATCCATTCCACACGCAGGTCAGCAACCGCGGATGGCCTGAAGAAACGCCCGATGCGGGTCAGCCGCAGACGGGGGAACCTTCGCCTCCAGTCGCGCGCGAATGACTCGAATTCGGTGGTGCCCCGAAGTGCAAACACCAGCTCGTAATCCTCGCCATCCCCGAGGGCGTGCGCCAGAGCGGAGCGACCGCTTGAGCGGGACGCCCTGCGCGCGTCACCGCTGATCGGAATCATGCGGGAATCAAGGCGGGCCATGGCACCGGGCGGTGTGAGCGAAGAGAGGTCCTTGGCCAGCCCGTCGCTGACGTCCATCATTGCGACGACCTCCCTTCGCGAAGCGAGCCATGCGCCCTCGGCGAGCCGGGGGGAGAAATTCCAGTGGTGGGCCTGGCGGCTTCCGCCCAGACTCCCTGTCACGCAGATCCAGTCTCCCGGCCTTGCGCCGGACCGGGTGAGGATGCGCTGGTGCGGCGACCGCGCGCCGCCCAGGAGCGTCAGCGTTGCAACGATGCCGCCGGTGAGCTGGGCGACGTCACCCCCGACGACGGGAACGCCGTGCATTCGGCTGACGCGGGCGATGCCCCTGTAGAATTGCTCCAGCCAGCGGATGCTTACAGCGGGGTCGATTGCGAGGGCAACGACGGCCGCACGCGGGACGCCGCCCATCGCCGCGATGTCGCTGAGGTTCCGCTTGAAAAGTTTTGCTCCCGCAGCCGCAGGCGGCACTTTGTCATCGAAGTGCCGGCCATAGATGACGGGATCGACCGTGATGAGCTGGGGTGCCTTGGACGACGGCACCACGGCACAGTCGTCACCCAGCCCGAAGGGGCTCCTGGGGCTCGCGGTTCCGAGCCAGCGGCGGATCTCGGCTATGACACCGCGTTCGCCCAGGGATCCGATGGACAATGCGGGGTCGCCGGTGAATGGGTTCATGGCTGCGCGATGGATGACGCCTGATCCTTCATGGTCATGAGGAGAATTGCCAGCGTGTGCAGGTTGAAGAACGCATGGGCGAACATGCAGATCGCGAGGCGCCCAGTGCGCTCGTAGACGAAAGCCAGCACGATGCCAAACATCACGAGCGGCACGAAGGCGGCCGCATTGGCGTGAAGGGCGGAAAAGAAGATGCCCGAAATGAGGTAGGCCGAGATGCCGGGAACGCGGGTGCGAAGGTAGCGGAAAACCCCTGCGCGAAACACGAGTTCCTCGATGATCGGCGCGATCACGACCGCGAGAGTGGCCATGGCCGCCACGAGCAGCCGCGAGTCGGAGCGCGTCAGCATGTCGACAAGCTCCTGCTGCTCCGTATTCACACCGACGGCGCGAAGAACTGTGGTCGAGATGAATCCGGAGAGCCCCACCATGGGAAGGGCGGCAAGGAACACCATCAAACCCGCGGCAAGCGCGTTGGCTCGAAACGGTGCGACGGGTGCTGAAGCGAAATCGTCGGGCGGGATGAACGGCTCCTCCAGGGGTGCCTCGCGTCGCATCACCCGGTGATAGGCGTTTCCGAGAAAAATGCCGCCAAGAACGCCGAGCTGAAAGGCGAGATTGTAGAGGACGAGCCAGACATCGGCGTCCATCAGATCCTTGAACTGCCGCTCGATTGTCTGCGTCAGGAACTGCAGCGCAAGGCCGCCCACCACTGCAAAAAGGGCGCGGGTCAGGAAGTCCCCGACGGAGATCGACCAGGGGTGAAGGCGGATCGCCTTGAGTGAGGGCGATCGCGAGCCGAGCAGCCACCGATGGAGAATGATGCAGCCCGCAATCAGGAGGGCGATTTCGATGAGGTTGGCGGCGATGAGCGCAGGCTCGTCGAAGGAAAATTCCATAGGGTGGACGGGAACGACGATGCCAAGCCGTTCGGAAGCGTCACGGAAAATCCCGACGAACGTTCCTCCATGTGCAAACCATCGGATGAATGTTTGAAGCCTGGTCCCGCGAACCAGGACGCGAGAGTGTGCCCGGGCGGCAATTGATGATTTGATTCAATCAAAACTGAAGTCGCTGAGCATTCCTCACTGGAACTCCGGAAGGGATTGCCGAGACCGCGCAGATGGGCTAGGAATTGCCGCGAACTGAAATATTCCAGCCTTCGTTGTGTATCGAAATCTAGACTACCGGGAATTTCTCGAGCGTGGGAGCTGGCCGGTGCACTTCCGATCGCAGCTTCCGCATCCTTGTCCGATCTGCGAATTCACCACCGAGCCCGCAGGTGAGACCGCCGGCCGGCGCACCGGCCGCACCTTTCAGCTCCAGCGATGCATCGTTTGTGGGTTCGTCTTTGTCATCGATCCCTGCACTGATCAGGCCGGCGCCATCGATGCGGTGGGTCTCGGGGGGAAGCGCGCGGATGCCGGAGCTGCTTCTGAATGCGAGCGTGATGACTCGGGCAGGTGCATTCAATTCTATGAATGGCGGGGTGTGGAGCGGGTCGCCCGGCACTTCCTGCCGTCCGGTGGAAAGTGGCTGGACTACAGTTGCGGCGAGGGAGGGATGGTTCGATTCGCCAGGGCAGCCGGGCGCTTTGATGTGAGGGGATTTGAGGCGGGCCCATGCGGGGAGAAGGCGCGGGCGAATGGCCTGCCAATCCTGACCGAGGACGAACTTGAATCGCATCAAGGAACATTTGATTTCGCGACCTCGCTGGACGTCCTAGAGCACCGGGAGGACCCGGTTGCTGAACTGTCGAAAATCCACTCGATGCTGAAGCCCGGGGGAGTGCTCTTTTTCCTCACGTCCAACACCGCTGGTGCTCCTGCATCAATCAGCAAGTGGCCGCGGATCGATCCCGAGATTCATGCCAGTTACTTCAACCACGTTTCCATGAAGGTCGCGCTGGAGCGCGGGAGATTCATGCTGAAGTACATTTCCTGGCTGCCGGGTTTCAGCGATATTGTCCGGTACAAGACCCTCAGGTGCCTGGGGGTCAGGCGAAGGAATATTTTTGAGCAGGCCGTTCCCTGGCGGCTGGTTTCCCGGCTGTTTGCGGCCAGGCAGCACCTTGTCGATTACTCGGTGGGCATTGCGCGCTAGGCAGGCGGTCGCTTTCGAGCGAGCGCCACAGCGCGGCGCGCTGCTGGATCCGTTGCGAGGATTTCATTTATCCAGCGTCGGTGAGGACCCGAAACCGGGATCGCCGGGAGTTCGCCGAGGTCAATCCAAACGAGCTCCGGGTGCGGGGCAATGCGCCTCTTAAGGGAAACGCGGTAAATCAATTCGGTGATCGAATGACGCGTGATGGTTCGCCTCCTCTGCGCGATCAGATCCATGGGTGCCAATGCCCTTTCCTTGAGTCCGACCTGCGCAGCCGTTGGAAGCTCATGGAGTTTCGCGAGTCTTCGCGCGCCGGATGTGGCCCGATGAAGCAGCAGCGCGCCGCGCCTGAGCGTCCATGCGCGGGTGACCGTGCAGTATTCGATCTCCTTCGGAGCCAGCCTGGGATACCGCTCGGGCGAGCCTTCGGCCGCGGCTGCGCACCAGCGGCTGACCGGACAGAGCAGGCAGAGCGGATTCCGCCGATGACAGACCGTGGCTCCAAGTTCCATCATCGCCTGATTGTGGTCCCCCGGTGCTTCAATGCTCAGCAGTTCCCTTGCGACCGGAGTCAGATGTTTGGCCGCCGCCGCCCCGTCCTTGAATCGGGTGGAGTCTCCGGTGAGCCGGGCGATTATGCGCACAACGTTGCCGTCCACGCACGCCTCCGCCGCACCGAAGGCGATGCTGGTGATGGCCGCCGCCGTGTAGGGACCCACACCGGGAAGTTTGCGCCACGCCCGTGCTGCGCTTGGAATTTCAGGCTCGGCGACGAGCGCTTGGGCGAGCCGGTGAAGGTTGCGCGCGCGCGAATAGTACCCGAGCCCCTCCCATTGCCTGAGCACCTCCTCCTCGGACGCCGAAGCGAGCGACGCAAAATCGGGAAATGTCTCGAGCCAGCGCTCGAAATAGGGCAGCACGGTTTTCACCTGTGTTTGCTGGAGCATGAATTCGCTCACCACCGTGCGATAGAGGGAGGGCTTCACTCGCCAGGGAAGCGGGCGCTGGCTCGACCGATACCAGTCGAGCAAGGCGCGTTGGAATTCCGTCTTTTCTGAGGATGACCTGGATACGGCGGATTTGGGCACGGGTGTCGTGAGACAGGCAGGGGTGGGCTGCGGAGTGAACCTCAAACATTCGCGCCCGCGGTCAAACGAGCGGAGCACGCGCCAGTTCGGTTTGAATCGGCGCAAGGAGGCGAGAAGACGCCTTTCCCGCACATCTCATGCAAATTCCGAATTCATTTTTCGTGCCTTTCCCCGCCGGGTCATGGTTTAACCCGTCATGCCAAAGCCACGCTCCGGGGATGCGTTCGCATCGGACGCTCCCACGAAGAAACTCTCCTCCTACACCGTCAAGCTGGACGAAGCGCAGATGGAGGCGCTCAAATCCATTCTGAACGGTCGCGGATGGGAGGCATTCGACGTCGCCTACTCGCGCTACGCGTTTCGCGGCAGGGACTGCAATGTGACGGCCTATGAGAGCGGCAAGGTTGTGATAGCCGGCAAGGGCACGGAGGAGTTTGTGACGATGACCCTTGAACCCGAGGTCACGCGCGCTCCCAAGCTGGGTTATGACGAGGAGCTCAATCCCGAATGGTTTGAGGCCCATGCGGGCCTTGACGAAAGTGGAAAGGGGGATTTTTTCGGCCCGGTCATAGCGGCCACCGTCATCGCGCAGCCGGCCATGATTCGCGCGTGGCGCAAGGCTGGGGTGCAGGATTCCAAGAAGCTGTCGGAGGGGCAGATTCTCAAGATGGATGAGATGATACGCGGCACGCGCGGTGCGGTTGTGAAGACCTGCCATTGCAGCATGCCGAAGTACAATGAGCTCATGGCGCGCCCGAGGGCCAACCTGAATCTGCTGCTGGCCTGGCTGCACGGAACCGCGCTGATGCAAGCGCTGGCGGAGAGTGCGGTGCCCTGGGGTCTTCTCGACCAGTTTTCCAAGCAGCCGCTGGTGCAGCGGGAGCTCGCGCGCAAGGGGCTCAAGGGATTCGAGCTCAGGATGCGCACAAAAGCGGAGGAGGATCCGGTTGTGGCCGCGGCCTCGGTCGTGGCTCGCGCGGTGTACGTGCGCGAGATGCACAAGCTGTCGCAGCGCTTCGGGGAGAAGCTTCAAAAGGGCGCGAGTTCAAAGGTGAACGAGCAGGCTGCGCGCATCATTGAAAGGTTCGGCGTGCGGTCACTGGGAGATTTCGCGAAGCTGCATTTCCGCACCGCCTACGATGTGGTCAGGGCCGCGGGAAAGCTGGATGAACTCCCTTTGCCCGAGCCGAAGGAAAAAATGGATTGGTGAAACCGGCGCCGGTTTGCTGGAGTTGAGTATCCATGGCGAAACGTCGTCAACTGCGGGCATTTGATCTGAAGCAACTCGATGGTGTCGCTGAGCTCATTGGCGTCGATGAGGCGGGCCGCGGCGCGCTCGCCGGTCCTGTTGTGGCGGGAGCGGTTCTCGTGACGCGCGAATTCCTCAACAGCCGCTGGTCCGAGGTCAACGCCCGGCGGATCAATGATTCAAAGCAGGTCAGCGCCGCGGAAAGGGAGTCGCTCTGGATGGAGTTCGAGGGGCTCGTGGCCGAAGGCAGGATTCACGTGAACTTCGGATCGGCGGATGTCGCGGAGATTGACAGACTGAACATTCTGGGCGCGACCAAGCTGGCCATGCGGCGGGCGATTGAAGGCATTTATCCGCCTGACGCTTTCCGGAGAACGACGGAGCCCGACCTCTTCTCCACGCCGGAGGAGGTCGCCGGCTACCAGCCGCAGGTTTCCGCGCGCATCCTGGTCGACGGCCTGCCGCTGCGGCATTTTTCCTACCCTCATTCGGGACTTGTGAACGGGGACGCGCGTTCGCTCTGCATCGCCATGGCGTCGATCGTTGCGAAAGTCGTGCGCGATCGCCTCATGGTTGAGATGGAGTCAGCCCACCCGGGCTATGGTTTCGCCCAGCACAAGGGTTATGGCACGGACGAGCATCGCGACGCAGTGCTCCGTCTCGGACGATGCGTCCAGCACCGGGAGGTGTTCCTTCGGAAGCTTCTGGCGAAACGCACGGATCCGGGGCAGATGGACTTCCTCGACGGTGCGGATCAGGAGTCTGTGAGCGATTGCTGAGGATCCTGGAGCGGGATGCCGGATGGGAGTCGAACGGACGATCCGGGAATGGCGGGACGCGGAAGCGGGCATTCCTTGCGTTTCCAATCGAATTGCCGGGAGAGTAAGGCTTCGTAACATGGCATCGAAACCCGCTTCCTCCATGGCGACCAAACGAAGCACCTCACTCGACCGCGTGCTGGGACGCCTCGACCAGCTCGACACGGTGAACCTGACGAATCTCGTTCAGCGTCTCGCGCGCGAGCGGGGGGTGTTTGAGGATATTTTCAACACGCTGCAGGAGGGGGTCCTGGTCATTGATGCCGAAGGCGTGATCGCCTATGCGAATGCCGCCGCGCATCAATTGATCGGGCTCGGGTCGGGCGACGATCTCGCCGGGAAAACGCTCTGGCGCCTGATTCCCGGACTCCGGCCCTCGCTTGGATCCTCGCTCGATGACGACGCCACGCTGCCGGTCCTGGCGCGCGAATTTGAGCTGACGTATCCCTCGCCGCGGACGGTCCGCCTCTACATGGTGCCATTCAAGTCGGAGGCAAAGGCGGTGGGAAGCGGGCGGCGTTTTGCAGTGATCCTGAGTGATGTGACCCGCGACAAGGTGAGCACCGAGGAGCGCATCGAGAATGAACGCACGTCGTCGATACTGCTGCTGGCCGCCGGCGTGGCGCATGAGCTGGGAAATCCGCTCAATTCGTTGAACATTCACCTGCAGTTGCTGGAGCGGCGCATCCGGAAACTGAAGGGCGCGAAGGAAAAGGAGACTGAGGCACTCGTGGAGTCGGTGGCGGTATGTCGCTCCGAGGTTCAGCGGCTCGATGGCATCATCGCTAACTTTCTCGAGGCGATTCGCCCGCGTGCACCGGACCTTGCCGAGACAAACCTGGGTGAAGTCCTCTCGGAAGTTCTGAGTTTCCAGCACAATGAACTGGCTGACCGCGGCATTCAGGTGGAGGTTGACGCCTCAGAGACGCTGCCTGCGGTGATGGCCGACCGCAATCAGATCAAGCAGGTCTTTTTCAACATCACCAAGAACGCGATGGAGGCCATGGCTCCGGGCGGCTTCCTTCGCATCGCGGTCCGCCCGGATGACGAGTATGTTCATGTCCGGTTTGGTGACACAGGGGTGGGCATCAGACAGGAGGACCTCGTGAAGCTCTTTCAGCCCTACCACACGACGAAGCCCAGCGGGCACGGCCTGGGGCTCATGATCGTGCAGCGCATCCTGCGCGAACACGGCGGACAGGTCGGAATCGAGAGCAAGGAAGGCGTGGGCACCGTCGTGTCACTGCAGTTTCCGCGAAAGGACCGCCGCGTGCGGATGCTGAAATGACCGCGGACTTTCGAGCGCGGGACGGGACTGCGAAGCCATTGAAGCATTCCAACACGCTTGACCGATCCCGCTCCGGCGGGAGACTCCCCCTGAAGCCATGGTGCCCAGTGTCCTGATTGTTGATGACGAGAAGCACACCCGCGAGGGCCTGCAGCAGGCGCTCGAGGAGCACTACGACGTGGCCGTGGCAAGCAATGCCGACGAGGCGTTCAACCTGATGGATGCCCAGGAATTTGACGTGATCCTGACGGACCTGCGCATGCCGGGAAAAAGCGGCATGCGGGTGATCGACAAGGCTCTCGGCGTGGCAAGCAAGCCCGCCGTGATCATGATGACGGCGTATGGAAACATCGACACCGCGGTCGAAGCGATGAAGCGCGGCGCTGTGGACTTTCTGACGAAACCGGTCAACATCGAGCGCCTCGAGATCCTCGTGCAGCGGGCGCTGAAGAACAAGACGCTCGAGGTAGAGGTCAAGCAGCTGCATGAGCGCCTCGACGAGAAATTCAACATCGAGGGCATCGTCGGCAGTTCGCCCGCGCTCGAGGCCGTGATCGGCCGCGTGAGGCTCGTCGCGCCCTCGCGTGCCACGATCCTGATCGAAGGCGAGAGCGGCACCGGCAAGGAGCTGATCGCGCAGGCCATCCATCAGATGAGCCCGCGCGCGCGGGCGCCGTTTGTCGCGGTGCATTGCGCGGCGCTGTCGGAGAGCCTGCTGGAAAGCGAAATCTTCGGACACGAACGCGGTGCCTTCACCGGCGCCACCGAGCGGCGCATCGGACGCTTTGAGGCGGCGGATGGCGGCACGCTCTTTCTCGACGAAATCGGGGAAATCTCCCAGAGCACGCAGGTGAAGCTGCTGCGTTTCCTTGAAACGAAGACCGTGGAGCGGGTGGGGGGGAACAAGCCGCTTGAGCTTGATGTGCGTCTCGTGGCGGCGACCAATCGCTCGCTGGAAGCGATGGTGCGAGAGGGGAAATTCCGTGAGGATCTGTTCTTC
This genomic window from Opitutaceae bacterium contains:
- the thiL gene encoding thiamine-phosphate kinase, which encodes MNPFTGDPALSIGSLGERGVIAEIRRWLGTASPRSPFGLGDDCAVVPSSKAPQLITVDPVIYGRHFDDKVPPAAAGAKLFKRNLSDIAAMGGVPRAAVVALAIDPAVSIRWLEQFYRGIARVSRMHGVPVVGGDVAQLTGGIVATLTLLGGARSPHQRILTRSGARPGDWICVTGSLGGSRQAHHWNFSPRLAEGAWLASRREVVAMMDVSDGLAKDLSSLTPPGAMARLDSRMIPISGDARRASRSSGRSALAHALGDGEDYELVFALRGTTEFESFARDWRRRFPRLRLTRIGRFFRPSAVADLRVEWIDAACFGGYEHLSRTEDRTKRDARPPAAHD
- a CDS encoding ribonuclease HIII — its product is MPKPRSGDAFASDAPTKKLSSYTVKLDEAQMEALKSILNGRGWEAFDVAYSRYAFRGRDCNVTAYESGKVVIAGKGTEEFVTMTLEPEVTRAPKLGYDEELNPEWFEAHAGLDESGKGDFFGPVIAATVIAQPAMIRAWRKAGVQDSKKLSEGQILKMDEMIRGTRGAVVKTCHCSMPKYNELMARPRANLNLLLAWLHGTALMQALAESAVPWGLLDQFSKQPLVQRELARKGLKGFELRMRTKAEEDPVVAAASVVARAVYVREMHKLSQRFGEKLQKGASSKVNEQAARIIERFGVRSLGDFAKLHFRTAYDVVRAAGKLDELPLPEPKEKMDW
- a CDS encoding PAS domain-containing protein, whose translation is MATKRSTSLDRVLGRLDQLDTVNLTNLVQRLARERGVFEDIFNTLQEGVLVIDAEGVIAYANAAAHQLIGLGSGDDLAGKTLWRLIPGLRPSLGSSLDDDATLPVLAREFELTYPSPRTVRLYMVPFKSEAKAVGSGRRFAVILSDVTRDKVSTEERIENERTSSILLLAAGVAHELGNPLNSLNIHLQLLERRIRKLKGAKEKETEALVESVAVCRSEVQRLDGIIANFLEAIRPRAPDLAETNLGEVLSEVLSFQHNELADRGIQVEVDASETLPAVMADRNQIKQVFFNITKNAMEAMAPGGFLRIAVRPDDEYVHVRFGDTGVGIRQEDLVKLFQPYHTTKPSGHGLGLMIVQRILREHGGQVGIESKEGVGTVVSLQFPRKDRRVRMLK
- a CDS encoding class I SAM-dependent methyltransferase, yielding MYRNLDYREFLERGSWPVHFRSQLPHPCPICEFTTEPAGETAGRRTGRTFQLQRCIVCGFVFVIDPCTDQAGAIDAVGLGGKRADAGAASECERDDSGRCIQFYEWRGVERVARHFLPSGGKWLDYSCGEGGMVRFARAAGRFDVRGFEAGPCGEKARANGLPILTEDELESHQGTFDFATSLDVLEHREDPVAELSKIHSMLKPGGVLFFLTSNTAGAPASISKWPRIDPEIHASYFNHVSMKVALERGRFMLKYISWLPGFSDIVRYKTLRCLGVRRRNIFEQAVPWRLVSRLFAARQHLVDYSVGIAR
- a CDS encoding tRNA (cytidine(34)-2'-O)-methyltransferase — protein: MIHIVLFQPEIPQNTGNVGRMCALTRSRLHLIHPLGYVINDRNLRRAGMDYWRSLDVHEHADWPAFRRSDKAPRRLWLFTTKAAKSFWDVTYSDEDGLVFGNEGSGAPDWLHAEMGEESRVTIPHANPMLRSLNLSTAAGIACYEALRQTALLPGVRR
- a CDS encoding ribonuclease HII, producing MAKRRQLRAFDLKQLDGVAELIGVDEAGRGALAGPVVAGAVLVTREFLNSRWSEVNARRINDSKQVSAAERESLWMEFEGLVAEGRIHVNFGSADVAEIDRLNILGATKLAMRRAIEGIYPPDAFRRTTEPDLFSTPEEVAGYQPQVSARILVDGLPLRHFSYPHSGLVNGDARSLCIAMASIVAKVVRDRLMVEMESAHPGYGFAQHKGYGTDEHRDAVLRLGRCVQHREVFLRKLLAKRTDPGQMDFLDGADQESVSDC
- a CDS encoding CBS domain-containing protein, producing MDTPISALLERKGNFVYSVPSSVTVSSAVDEMNKCRVGAIVIVDRGILVGMFTERDVLRRIVGAGLDPSRTLVSDVMTSSVFTVSPNTTMEDAMEMFTQKRCRHLPVISEGRLLGVISIGDITRWMTDQHRAEAEHLKNYISGSVIA
- a CDS encoding DUF1425 domain-containing protein, with the translated sequence MRTRFTCVLFLIAGAGCRMMDTSGVTLNSPKFTLEQTERLQFVDPELQSAVTSTGIQHSTLADGRLQIVVNVHNRSKMPMTVQLSTAFKDSTGFATLDETAWQTLLLRQNSTEAVRFVSSQAGLRQFTVRVRHSP
- a CDS encoding A/G-specific adenine glycosylase translates to MPKSAVSRSSSEKTEFQRALLDWYRSSQRPLPWRVKPSLYRTVVSEFMLQQTQVKTVLPYFERWLETFPDFASLASASEEEVLRQWEGLGYYSRARNLHRLAQALVAEPEIPSAARAWRKLPGVGPYTAAAITSIAFGAAEACVDGNVVRIIARLTGDSTRFKDGAAAAKHLTPVARELLSIEAPGDHNQAMMELGATVCHRRNPLCLLCPVSRWCAAAAEGSPERYPRLAPKEIEYCTVTRAWTLRRGALLLHRATSGARRLAKLHELPTAAQVGLKERALAPMDLIAQRRRTITRHSITELIYRVSLKRRIAPHPELVWIDLGELPAIPVSGPHRRWINEILATDPAARRAVALARKRPPA
- a CDS encoding sigma-54-dependent Fis family transcriptional regulator: MVPSVLIVDDEKHTREGLQQALEEHYDVAVASNADEAFNLMDAQEFDVILTDLRMPGKSGMRVIDKALGVASKPAVIMMTAYGNIDTAVEAMKRGAVDFLTKPVNIERLEILVQRALKNKTLEVEVKQLHERLDEKFNIEGIVGSSPALEAVIGRVRLVAPSRATILIEGESGTGKELIAQAIHQMSPRARAPFVAVHCAALSESLLESEIFGHERGAFTGATERRIGRFEAADGGTLFLDEIGEISQSTQVKLLRFLETKTVERVGGNKPLELDVRLVAATNRSLEAMVREGKFREDLFFRLNVVRIALPPLRERQQDIPLLLAHYLKHYAQENGFAPLTVEPGAMRHLQTYSWPGNIRELRNFAENMVVLHHAGKVTEYDLEPRFRGAAPATLQAADGRAVFPGSVSPGAASQPAAVPGYGSATPGWQPTPDRALSVEENEKRLLREALIKVRGNRTKAARLMGVSRRTLHRKLAQWPELDVIDN
- the tsaE gene encoding tRNA (adenosine(37)-N6)-threonylcarbamoyltransferase complex ATPase subunit type 1 TsaE, which encodes MTDHPLIAELKAGVVTRDPAAMQEYAAALARILPPEATLALHGDLGAGKTTFVQGLARGFGIHDPITSPTFTLFSLHKGPSRTLVHLDAYRLENDRQADDLMLEDFLTTPWCLAVEWPERISAWIPRDAMHLDLAVLPDESHSLRMR
- a CDS encoding CPBP family intramembrane metalloprotease, which produces MEFSFDEPALIAANLIEIALLIAGCIILHRWLLGSRSPSLKAIRLHPWSISVGDFLTRALFAVVGGLALQFLTQTIERQFKDLMDADVWLVLYNLAFQLGVLGGIFLGNAYHRVMRREAPLEEPFIPPDDFASAPVAPFRANALAAGLMVFLAALPMVGLSGFISTTVLRAVGVNTEQQELVDMLTRSDSRLLVAAMATLAVVIAPIIEELVFRAGVFRYLRTRVPGISAYLISGIFFSALHANAAAFVPLVMFGIVLAFVYERTGRLAICMFAHAFFNLHTLAILLMTMKDQASSIAQP